A window of Ranitomeya variabilis isolate aRanVar5 chromosome 2, aRanVar5.hap1, whole genome shotgun sequence contains these coding sequences:
- the LOC143806208 gene encoding uncharacterized protein LOC143806208 isoform X3: protein MYEEEESPESSGGHYVKHIVVKHEKDEGAYGIAEHQYEERISSPEPSPEEQEMSRGRPVFSVESQTAYKVRNRRMAIRVEELIRQVQHHPALWRPSDPGYSDRYRKATAWLAVCQSLYPDWDELDEGDKGILENLIQKRWRSARDQFRREIVNYEGLSGSAPLTKKPYMYLQQLMFLKPVLDLRPANSKSGTEGDAKVAREHLPGETEPELSAARPAVVVPESCIELPANTPATFQHAPPYRLPGRKNKKSAAPPSFTTVETFDGQVLDFVQRNIEEDSEDAFCRSLGHYIRQVPQGWRLRLRTAIQTLIEGFMPPNNPEQVLGLLSQVKLARPACAAQPMHVETSATSAPMSAYQSPTQLINGRSASNRTYASYPQSSPRHHLPQSRLSSGYGHHSQPGYPVHHESSPPVPLNSGVSSNSVSPPSHIPPSSLSPNHSHHLPISSCPTSYYGPTTRTQAPYSDSCSPESHQSSPMNVSSSPSSPPRFLDLN from the exons ATGTACGAGGAGGAGGAAAGTCCGGAGAGCAGCGGAG GTCATTATGTAAAACACATCGTGGTGAAGCATGAAAAAGATGAAGGGGCCTATGGAATAGCTGAGCATCAGTATGAAGAGAGGATCAGCTCCCCCGAGCCCAGTCCAG AGGAGCAGGAAATGTCCCGCGGCCGACCTGTTTTTTCTGTAGAGAGCCAGACGGCCTACAAGGTGCGCAACAGGAGGATGGCAATCAGGGTGGAAGAACTGATCCGCCAAGTCCAGCATCACCCTGCGCTCTGGAGGCCATCGGACCCCGGATACAGCGACCGCTATAGAAAAGCTACGGCGTGGCTCGCGGTGTGCCAGAGCCTGTACCCGGATTGGGATGAGCTGGATGAAGGGGATAAAGGGATCCTAG AGAATCTTATCCAGAAAAGATGGAGGAGCGCTCGTGATCAGTTTAGAAGGGAAATAGTTAACTACGAGGGTCTGAGCGGGTCGGCTCCACTCACCAAGAAGCCGTACATGTACCTCCAGCAGCTGATGTTCCTGAAGCCCGTCCTGGACCTGCGGCC TGCAAACTCCAAGTCTGGGACAGAGGGAGATGCCAAGGTGGCCCGGGAGCACCTGCCGGGGGAGACGGAGCCTGAGCTGAGTGCAGCTAGACCAGCAGTTGTGGTCCCCGAGAGCTGCATCGAGCTTCCCGCCAACACCCCTGCCACCTTCCAGCACGCTCCACCATATCGACTTCCAGGGAGGAAAAACAAGAAGTCGGCCGCCCCCCCGAGCTTTACTACTGTGGAAACCTTTGACGGCCAAGTACTCGACTTCGTTCAGAGAAACATTGAGGAGGATTCGGAGGATGCGTTCTGCCGCAGCCTCGGACATTACATAAGACAGGTCCCTCAGGGATGGAGGTTGCGTCTGCGCACTGCGATACAGACCCTCATAGAGGGATTCATGCCCCCCAATAACCCAGAACAGGTTCTCGGCTTACTCAGCCAGGTTAAGCTGGCCCGTCCTGCTTGTGCGGCTCAACCAATGCACGTTGAGACTTCTGCCACGTCTGCGCCAATGTCTGCCTACCAGTCACCCACTCAGCTGATCAATGGCCGCTCTGCTTCCAACAGGACATATGCGTCTTATCCACAGTCCTCTCCCCGTCATCACCTGCCGCAGTCCAGACTCTCCTCAGGCTATGGCCACCATTCCCAGCCTGGCTATCCCGTCCATCATGAATCAAGTCCTCCCGTCCCTCTTAACTCCGGGGTCTCCTCTAATTCTGTTTCTCCCCCCTCTCACATCCCACCCTCCTCTCTGTCCCCCAATCATTCCCACCATCTGCCTATTTCATCCTGCCCTACCTCATACTATGGGCCCACCACCCGCACCCAAGCCCCCTACTCCGACTCCTGCTCACCCGAGTCCCATCAGTCCTCCCCTATGAATGTTTCATCCTCCCCATCGTCCCCTCCCAGGTTTTTAGACTTAAATTAA
- the LOC143806208 gene encoding uncharacterized protein LOC143806208 isoform X1, with translation MMERCRSFKSLECSMVKPTVMVKIEEEDLYDPQCDGFSETSAGYSVINPEIAIKEERNEDDSSTRNEEMYEEEESPESSGGHYVKHIVVKHEKDEGAYGIAEHQYEERISSPEPSPEEQEMSRGRPVFSVESQTAYKVRNRRMAIRVEELIRQVQHHPALWRPSDPGYSDRYRKATAWLAVCQSLYPDWDELDEGDKGILENLIQKRWRSARDQFRREIVNYEGLSGSAPLTKKPYMYLQQLMFLKPVLDLRPANSKSGTEGDAKVAREHLPGETEPELSAARPAVVVPESCIELPANTPATFQHAPPYRLPGRKNKKSAAPPSFTTVETFDGQVLDFVQRNIEEDSEDAFCRSLGHYIRQVPQGWRLRLRTAIQTLIEGFMPPNNPEQVLGLLSQVKLARPACAAQPMHVETSATSAPMSAYQSPTQLINGRSASNRTYASYPQSSPRHHLPQSRLSSGYGHHSQPGYPVHHESSPPVPLNSGVSSNSVSPPSHIPPSSLSPNHSHHLPISSCPTSYYGPTTRTQAPYSDSCSPESHQSSPMNVSSSPSSPPRFLDLN, from the exons ATGATGGAGCGCTGCCGTTCATTCAAGTCCCTTG AATGTAGCATGGTGAAGCCGACAGTCATGGTGAAGATCGAGGAGGAAGACCTGTATGACCCGCAGTGTGACGGATTCTCAGAGACCAGCGCAG GGTATTCAGTGATTAATCCAGAAATCGCAATAAAGGAAGAAAGAAACGAGGACGACTCCTCTACCAGGAACGAAGAAATGTACGAGGAGGAGGAAAGTCCGGAGAGCAGCGGAG GTCATTATGTAAAACACATCGTGGTGAAGCATGAAAAAGATGAAGGGGCCTATGGAATAGCTGAGCATCAGTATGAAGAGAGGATCAGCTCCCCCGAGCCCAGTCCAG AGGAGCAGGAAATGTCCCGCGGCCGACCTGTTTTTTCTGTAGAGAGCCAGACGGCCTACAAGGTGCGCAACAGGAGGATGGCAATCAGGGTGGAAGAACTGATCCGCCAAGTCCAGCATCACCCTGCGCTCTGGAGGCCATCGGACCCCGGATACAGCGACCGCTATAGAAAAGCTACGGCGTGGCTCGCGGTGTGCCAGAGCCTGTACCCGGATTGGGATGAGCTGGATGAAGGGGATAAAGGGATCCTAG AGAATCTTATCCAGAAAAGATGGAGGAGCGCTCGTGATCAGTTTAGAAGGGAAATAGTTAACTACGAGGGTCTGAGCGGGTCGGCTCCACTCACCAAGAAGCCGTACATGTACCTCCAGCAGCTGATGTTCCTGAAGCCCGTCCTGGACCTGCGGCC TGCAAACTCCAAGTCTGGGACAGAGGGAGATGCCAAGGTGGCCCGGGAGCACCTGCCGGGGGAGACGGAGCCTGAGCTGAGTGCAGCTAGACCAGCAGTTGTGGTCCCCGAGAGCTGCATCGAGCTTCCCGCCAACACCCCTGCCACCTTCCAGCACGCTCCACCATATCGACTTCCAGGGAGGAAAAACAAGAAGTCGGCCGCCCCCCCGAGCTTTACTACTGTGGAAACCTTTGACGGCCAAGTACTCGACTTCGTTCAGAGAAACATTGAGGAGGATTCGGAGGATGCGTTCTGCCGCAGCCTCGGACATTACATAAGACAGGTCCCTCAGGGATGGAGGTTGCGTCTGCGCACTGCGATACAGACCCTCATAGAGGGATTCATGCCCCCCAATAACCCAGAACAGGTTCTCGGCTTACTCAGCCAGGTTAAGCTGGCCCGTCCTGCTTGTGCGGCTCAACCAATGCACGTTGAGACTTCTGCCACGTCTGCGCCAATGTCTGCCTACCAGTCACCCACTCAGCTGATCAATGGCCGCTCTGCTTCCAACAGGACATATGCGTCTTATCCACAGTCCTCTCCCCGTCATCACCTGCCGCAGTCCAGACTCTCCTCAGGCTATGGCCACCATTCCCAGCCTGGCTATCCCGTCCATCATGAATCAAGTCCTCCCGTCCCTCTTAACTCCGGGGTCTCCTCTAATTCTGTTTCTCCCCCCTCTCACATCCCACCCTCCTCTCTGTCCCCCAATCATTCCCACCATCTGCCTATTTCATCCTGCCCTACCTCATACTATGGGCCCACCACCCGCACCCAAGCCCCCTACTCCGACTCCTGCTCACCCGAGTCCCATCAGTCCTCCCCTATGAATGTTTCATCCTCCCCATCGTCCCCTCCCAGGTTTTTAGACTTAAATTAA